CCACAAGACGCCAAGGACATGACAGACGAACACCTGGAATGGATCGAGGAACTCAGTCGTGATCCAAAAGTAGTGGGCTTGGGTGAAATGGGCTTGGACTACTACTGGGATACGTCGCCACGTGATGTGCAGGCAGAAGTATTCCGGAAGCAGATTCGTCTGGCTCGCAAGCTCGACATGCCGATCATCATCCACAATCGCGATGCGCACCATGACGTTTTGACGATTCTGAAGGAAGAGAAGGCAGCAGATGTTGGCGGAATCATGCACTGCTTCTCTGGCAGCTGGGAAACAGCGAAGCAGGCACTCGATATGAATTTTTATATTTCGTTCGGTGGTCCGCTTACGTTCAAAAATGCCAAGCAGCCAAAAGAAGTAGCGGCGAAGGTACCGCTAGATAAGCTGTTGATAGAGACGGATTGCCCGTATCTCACTCCGCATCCTTTCCGTGGAAAGCGAAATGAGAGTGGATATGTGCGTTACGTCTGTGAGGAAATGGCGAACATTCATGGTTTGTCTTACGAGGAAATGGCGCAAATTACTGCAGACAACGCAAGACGTCTTTTTCGCATGAATGGTTAATAAAAACGGGAAATCACGATTGATCACGTGATTTCCCGTTTTTTTGTGTGAAGTAACCAGGTTCTACTCCATTTTGTCGAAGCATACGATGAACAATGTGTCGAACGATTATTGTCCATCCGACATGGCTTCTCGACAGGTTTCTGCTACCATTCGCCAAGCCTATTTTGCTAGTCTGATACCATTATCTCTTCAGCCAAAAGGGAGGGTAAATTTGACAAAGCCGAGAAAGTGAAATACAATCAAAGCCGACCTTGTGAAGTACCGGCCACTTCCAGAATATTAGTGCAATTACATCGACCCTTACCTGGCTAGACAAGAAGAGCCTTGTGCTTTTCTAGGAAAAGGAGTGTGGGAAATGGAGTTACGCGCGATATGGGAAAGGTATAAGAATCGTGGGCTAGTCATGTTTGGCTGCCTTGCTCTTGTGCTCGTTCCCATGATTGGCTATTTCTCTGCCCAGGCTACTCAGCCAAAACAGGTCACTTTTTCGTTGGACGGAGAAAGCAAGACGGTCGCTACAAAAGCCAAGACCGTTGAGCAGTTCTTAACCGAGCGAAACATTACGGTAACGGAAAAGGATTCCCTTCAACCGACACTAGAGACGAAGCTAAAAGACGGAGCACTCATTACTTTATATACAACCTGGTCCATACCAATCCAGGTTGACGGGCAGAAAAAAACGATAGAGACACTTAGTCGTGATGTTGCTGGTGCGTTGAAGGACGGCGGCATCGTGCTAGGTGAGAAGGACCGGGTAGAACCGGCATTGACCGCTACACTTACCAAGGACTCCTCGATCAGCGTAAAGCGGGTTGTTGAGAAAATGGTAAAAGTCGATGAGCGAGTCACCTTTCAAGAAATACGCAAAAATGATCCAGCGCTGGAAAAAGGTAAAACCCGCGTATTACAAAGCGGGCAAGAAGGTAAGGCAATTGCACACTACAAGCTGATCATGGAAGATGGAAAAGAAGTCTCCCGTGATCTGGTCAAAAGAGATGTACTTGTACCGAAGAAAGATAATGTCGTAGCCGTGGGTACCGCAGTCCCAACGTTGCAGAAAAAGGGTCAGCCAGATCGGGTCCTGGTTGCTTCTGCAGCGGGTCCGGTCTCGCGTGGTGGAAAAGTGTTTAGGCCGAAAAAAGTACTGAACGGGGTTACCCTGACTGCATATACTCCTTCGGGAGGTGGCAAACACCCAAGCTCTCCAGGATATGGACGCACATCGACAGGGGTAAAAGCCAAGGCAGGTCACACAATCGCTGTAGATCCTAAAGTCATTCCGTATGGATGGTGGGTGTACATTGAAGGTGTTGGGTATCGTCGAGCTGAAGATACGGGTGGTGCCATGAAAGGTGGCAAAATCGACGTATTCGTAGGCACGGAGTCCGAGGCGAGGAAATTCGGTCGCAAGCGAAACAAAACTGTATATATCATTGGACCACAGAAGCCTTAGGACAGGAGCGATTGCTCCTGTTCTTCTGTTTCCTCCAAGGTTATTATGATAAGCTGTTTGTTAGTTAGACGATCCTGTTTTACCAAATGTTTCATGTATTTTTTGCTTGAGGTACGGTTTTTTTGGAACACTAGTATCGTACCGACTTTGTACGAAAGTGGAGGCACATGATGAAGATCAAGGAAGTCATCGTGGTGGAAGGTCGAGACGATACCGCAGCAATCAAGCGTGCGGTTAATGCCGATACGATTGAAACTGGCGGTTCTGCCATTCATAAAAGAACGATTGAAAAAATCAGGCTGGCGCAACAAAAACGCGGTGTTATTATTTTCACAGACCCTGATTATCAAGGGGAGCGCATCCGAAAAATTATCAGCAAGTCGGTTCCAGGCTGCAAGCACGCATTTATTACCCAGGAGGATGGGACCAAAAAGGGCGACATCGGCG
This genomic stretch from Brevibacillus brevis harbors:
- a CDS encoding TatD family hydrolase yields the protein MLFETHAHLNAKEFDEDRAEVIARAQENGVSTIVNIGFNAETIPSCMDLAHAYDFIYAVIGWHPQDAKDMTDEHLEWIEELSRDPKVVGLGEMGLDYYWDTSPRDVQAEVFRKQIRLARKLDMPIIIHNRDAHHDVLTILKEEKAADVGGIMHCFSGSWETAKQALDMNFYISFGGPLTFKNAKQPKEVAAKVPLDKLLIETDCPYLTPHPFRGKRNESGYVRYVCEEMANIHGLSYEEMAQITADNARRLFRMNG
- a CDS encoding 3D domain-containing protein, which encodes MELRAIWERYKNRGLVMFGCLALVLVPMIGYFSAQATQPKQVTFSLDGESKTVATKAKTVEQFLTERNITVTEKDSLQPTLETKLKDGALITLYTTWSIPIQVDGQKKTIETLSRDVAGALKDGGIVLGEKDRVEPALTATLTKDSSISVKRVVEKMVKVDERVTFQEIRKNDPALEKGKTRVLQSGQEGKAIAHYKLIMEDGKEVSRDLVKRDVLVPKKDNVVAVGTAVPTLQKKGQPDRVLVASAAGPVSRGGKVFRPKKVLNGVTLTAYTPSGGGKHPSSPGYGRTSTGVKAKAGHTIAVDPKVIPYGWWVYIEGVGYRRAEDTGGAMKGGKIDVFVGTESEARKFGRKRNKTVYIIGPQKP
- the rnmV gene encoding ribonuclease M5, which gives rise to MKIKEVIVVEGRDDTAAIKRAVNADTIETGGSAIHKRTIEKIRLAQQKRGVIIFTDPDYQGERIRKIISKSVPGCKHAFITQEDGTKKGDIGVENATPDVIIRALSEVRTEMAETAGEITSDDLLANGLTSGVDAKERRIKLGEALGIGYANAKQMLQRLNAFQISREEFEAAIAAINKERE